The Acinetobacter sp. GSS19 genome includes a region encoding these proteins:
- a CDS encoding cation diffusion facilitator family transporter, translated as MSVQHFDDDTHEDDLISPEERARAASKTTWVSVFVNLFLSIFQIVVGIFAKSQGLIADGIHTLSDLIADFIVLFANHHSQKDADEDHPFGHYRFENAASFILGLLLLGVGVGMLVVATEKILNPEQIPKVQAVALYIAMLALVGKEFLFRYMLKVAKKVKSSMLVANAWHARSDAASSLVVMVGIGGNLLGYPILDPIAALIVGLMIIKMGWEFGWEALSDLMDRAAAEHEIQAIEQTFLATEGILGVHNIRTRKMGDMIIVDAHIEVDGTLNVRQGHDISVNARNRVMQQHRVIDVITHIDPV; from the coding sequence ATGTCTGTACAGCATTTCGATGACGATACGCATGAAGATGATTTAATTAGTCCCGAAGAACGTGCCCGAGCTGCCAGCAAAACCACCTGGGTCAGTGTTTTTGTGAACCTGTTTTTGTCGATCTTCCAGATTGTGGTGGGGATTTTTGCCAAATCGCAAGGTTTGATTGCCGATGGTATCCATACCTTAAGTGATTTGATCGCCGACTTCATCGTACTGTTTGCCAATCATCACAGTCAAAAAGATGCCGATGAGGATCATCCCTTTGGTCATTACCGCTTCGAAAATGCCGCGTCTTTTATTCTGGGATTACTGTTGCTTGGGGTTGGCGTGGGCATGCTGGTGGTGGCCACGGAAAAAATTCTGAACCCTGAACAAATTCCTAAGGTACAAGCGGTTGCCTTATATATCGCGATGTTGGCTTTGGTCGGCAAGGAATTCCTGTTCCGCTATATGCTAAAAGTGGCCAAGAAAGTCAAATCCAGCATGCTGGTGGCCAATGCCTGGCATGCACGCTCAGATGCGGCTTCCTCGCTGGTGGTCATGGTCGGGATTGGCGGCAACCTGTTGGGTTATCCGATTCTGGATCCGATCGCGGCGTTAATTGTTGGTTTGATGATTATCAAAATGGGCTGGGAATTTGGCTGGGAAGCCTTAAGTGATCTGATGGATCGTGCCGCAGCGGAGCATGAAATCCAGGCCATTGAACAGACATTCCTGGCGACAGAGGGTATTCTTGGCGTGCATAACATCCGTACCCGTAAAATGGGTGATATGATCATCGTGGATGCTCATATTGAGGTCGATGGTACACTCAATGTGCGCCAAGGCCATGATATTTCAGTGAATGCAAGAAACCGGGTGATGCAGCAACACCGCGTGATTGATGTGATCACCCATATTGATCCAGTGTAG
- a CDS encoding histone deacetylase translates to MLQVCYSPHYYATTHTNSMEKLTAVAKALEASGGFQFHEPEPIDLDLLKQLHDPAYVEAFDTGTPRKLATFQGFKQWNTQLRDAIYRINAGQIQAAELAWQHRISANIAQGFHHAQYQCGVAFCTFNGLALIAQQFPQKKIFVLDCDQHGGDGTAEFTLRLNNLFNFSIFALTLGCRSYERALTRQIHKQHGNFAQYRDAIIEAFDRAMAWQADLIVYQAGMDCHQDDPCGSSWFSSEYIRQRDELVFRLAKQHQIPLMFVLAGGYQDLATLTALHTGTFKIAYDVYYAG, encoded by the coding sequence ATGTTACAGGTCTGTTATTCTCCGCATTATTATGCAACAACGCATACCAACAGCATGGAAAAATTAACCGCTGTGGCCAAGGCCCTAGAGGCCTCTGGTGGTTTTCAGTTTCATGAGCCAGAGCCGATTGATTTGGATTTGCTCAAACAATTGCACGATCCCGCCTATGTCGAGGCCTTTGATACTGGAACACCGAGAAAATTAGCTACGTTTCAGGGTTTTAAACAGTGGAATACGCAATTAAGAGATGCCATTTACCGGATCAATGCCGGGCAGATTCAAGCGGCGGAGCTGGCCTGGCAACACCGGATTTCTGCGAATATCGCCCAAGGCTTTCATCATGCGCAATATCAATGCGGGGTTGCCTTTTGTACCTTTAATGGACTCGCCCTGATTGCCCAGCAGTTTCCGCAGAAAAAAATCTTCGTGTTGGATTGTGACCAGCATGGTGGCGATGGGACGGCAGAATTTACCCTGAGATTGAATAATCTGTTTAATTTCAGCATTTTCGCCTTGACCTTAGGTTGCCGCAGTTATGAGCGTGCACTGACACGCCAGATCCATAAACAGCATGGTAATTTTGCACAATATCGTGACGCCATTATTGAAGCGTTTGACCGCGCGATGGCTTGGCAAGCCGATTTAATTGTCTATCAGGCCGGCATGGACTGTCATCAGGATGATCCCTGCGGTTCGTCTTGGTTCAGCTCGGAATATATCCGCCAGCGTGATGAACTGGTCTTTCGATTGGCCAAGCAGCATCAAATTCCGCTGATGTTTGTACTGGCTGGTGGTTATCAGGATCTAGCCACTTTGACCGCCCTGCACACGGGGACTTTTAAAATTGCTTATGACGTTTATTATGCTGGGTAA
- a CDS encoding DUF2256 domain-containing protein translates to MKKQHLPEKTCAYCQRPFLWRKKWQRCWDEVRYCSERCKRQARIEQRLSGF, encoded by the coding sequence ATGAAAAAACAGCATTTACCAGAAAAAACCTGTGCCTATTGTCAACGGCCTTTTCTTTGGCGCAAAAAATGGCAGCGCTGTTGGGACGAGGTCCGTTATTGTTCAGAACGCTGCAAGCGTCAGGCACGCATCGAACAGCGTTTGTCAGGCTTTTGA
- a CDS encoding serine O-acetyltransferase codes for MTIKYIKSDLYRYAGNCSFKSFLINYLSQRGFIFSFWLRLASSKGIIRKFAYPIYFYKKRRYGLDVSHKTKIGYGLYIGHGGPLIVNPTATIGNNVNLSQYVTIGSNLGKAAEIADYVYIGPNVCIVEDVKIGRGASIGAGSIVVKNIPENATAAGNYARTLNYNTPGRFIQNPWPMY; via the coding sequence ATGACTATTAAATATATCAAAAGTGATCTTTACCGCTATGCGGGAAATTGTAGCTTTAAATCCTTTTTAATCAATTATCTGTCTCAGAGAGGGTTTATTTTTTCATTTTGGCTCCGACTTGCTAGTAGTAAAGGTATTATTCGTAAATTTGCTTATCCTATTTATTTTTATAAGAAAAGAAGGTATGGCTTAGATGTCAGCCATAAAACGAAGATTGGATATGGCTTATATATAGGCCATGGTGGGCCTTTGATCGTGAATCCAACAGCAACGATTGGGAACAATGTAAACTTATCTCAATATGTCACTATTGGTTCCAATCTAGGCAAGGCAGCTGAGATCGCAGATTATGTTTATATAGGTCCCAATGTCTGTATTGTTGAAGATGTAAAAATTGGTAGAGGGGCTTCTATTGGTGCAGGAAGCATAGTAGTAAAAAATATTCCGGAGAACGCCACGGCTGCTGGAAATTATGCAAGAACCTTAAACTATAATACTCCAGGTCGCTTCATTCAAAACCCGTGGCCAATGTATTAA